AGTGTCGCCGATCTGGAGCCCTTCGGTCGGGATTTGGACAGTGACGCCTGTATCTTCGATCAGCGGAAGAAGTTCCGCATAGTAGTCTCTCCCCGCGTGGAATACGAGTGTGGTTGCCTCTGTGAGAAGCCCTTTATCCGCTAGTTGAGAGGCGACCTGTTGGGCCCACGTTCGTTGGTCTGCTTTCGAGGCCGTGGTGAGTGTCTCGTCGTAGGGGTCGATCGGTGGGCCATCGGGTGCGAGGAGGCCGTGTTTGGCCGAGAGGATCCACCAGTCGTCGTGGTGGGTTTCGGCGTACGCACGAGCTTTTCGGAACAGCGGTGACTCCATGTAGAGGTCCTTCAGTTGCGCCGGATGGTCGCGTTTGCTCTTGGTACAACTAATCAATCTGATTTCCATCCTGTAATGGGATGGTGATAATGGGATCAGTTATTATTGTCTGAATAGTTCGTGTATTGCTGTAAGTGTCTCGACAAATTCGAGTGCAAAGCACGGGAGCTGTCCACCGTTAATTCCTGCTGAAGTAACTGGAAGCCATGGTTCTGTAATTGGAGAACTATAGGGTGAGGCTCCGATCGTTTCATGAGTGAGCTCTCCACTACTGATTCTCGAGTATTACTTACGTAGCCTTCTGTCGGCAAACTCCTGTGCAAGCGCTCGTGCAAAGCGCTCTCGCCACTCGTTGATATCCTCCGATGAGATGGCTCTCTCTTCGCTCGTCTCTGCATTGGTGAAGATCAACCGCAGCACACAGTCTCGAGTCGAGTCGGCTTGCGACAGTGCACACGCATAGACGAAAAGTTGCGCAAAATAATGCTCAGCTACTGTCTCAAGATCTCGACCACGGAGTGTGTCCGTCTTATAGTCGGAGATATAGTAGCAATCATCTGTAACAGTGAGGTGATCGATGTCGCCGACTACTTGACCAGTGGGGAG
The genomic region above belongs to Halalkalicoccus sp. NIPERK01 and contains:
- a CDS encoding DUF6884 domain-containing protein encodes the protein MEIRLISCTKSKRDHPAQLKDLYMESPLFRKARAYAETHHDDWWILSAKHGLLAPDGPPIDPYDETLTTASKADQRTWAQQVASQLADKGLLTEATTLVFHAGRDYYAELLPLIEDTGVTVQIPTEGLQIGDTLAWYNEHQ
- a CDS encoding PD-(D/E)XK nuclease family protein translates to STIDWSTTPTQIVDTPDRLSPTVIEDLQTQVQYGVSDIEQLEATLPVEATYDEYQVRLELPTGQVVGDIDHLTVTDDCYYISDYKTDTLRGRDLETVAEHYFAQLFVYACALSQADSTRDCVLRLIFTNAETSEERAISSEDINEWRERFARALAQEFADRRLRK